Proteins encoded within one genomic window of Deinococcus metallilatus:
- a CDS encoding TlpA family protein disulfide reductase yields the protein MRQSVSPTESRPPARPLGRWLPPVLAALLVAVLAAALLRPSGAPPSPLIGKSAPDFTLTTLDGQTFRLRDHLGGPVIVNFWASWCIPCREEAPLLGEFARAARNLTLVGVTFQDQPDAAQGFVREFAVPYPSVVDRQSRAAIDYGVAGIPETYFIDAGGVVREKHTGPFTREALWESARRIGVRF from the coding sequence GTGCGCCAGAGCGTCTCCCCGACTGAGTCCCGGCCGCCCGCGCGGCCGCTGGGGCGCTGGCTGCCGCCGGTGCTCGCGGCCCTGCTGGTGGCGGTGCTGGCGGCGGCCCTGCTGCGCCCCAGCGGCGCGCCCCCGTCCCCTCTGATCGGGAAATCGGCCCCGGACTTCACACTGACCACGCTGGACGGCCAGACCTTCCGGCTGCGCGACCACCTCGGCGGCCCGGTGATCGTGAACTTCTGGGCCTCCTGGTGTATTCCCTGCCGGGAGGAGGCGCCCCTGCTGGGCGAATTCGCGCGGGCAGCGCGCAACCTCACCCTGGTCGGGGTGACCTTTCAGGACCAGCCCGACGCTGCTCAGGGCTTCGTGCGGGAGTTCGCGGTGCCGTATCCCAGCGTGGTTGACCGTCAGTCGCGCGCGGCGATCGACTATGGGGTCGCCGGAATTCCCGAGACGTACTTCATTGATGCTGGCGGAGTGGTTCGGGAAAAGCACACCGGGCCTTTCACCCGGGAGGCGCTGTGGGAGAGTGCCCGGCGGATCGGCGTGCGGTTTTGA
- a CDS encoding DUF3105 domain-containing protein — translation MTNTNRMSGGKVSPARPGGRPWPAVLAGGFALLLVGGAWWARSGGAPGELGQTFPNQGQEHIAAGAEHPAYNSFPATSGWHVEQPQPWGTFVYEVAPEALVHNLEHGGIVIQYHPSLLKGDIGVLEAIQKRYPNKTVVAPNARLKVPLALTAWRRLYTLDTLDEARIVDFIERYKNRAPERLPD, via the coding sequence ATGACCAACACGAACAGGATGTCCGGTGGGAAGGTCTCCCCGGCACGGCCGGGGGGCCGCCCCTGGCCCGCCGTGCTGGCGGGGGGGTTCGCCCTGCTGCTGGTGGGGGGTGCCTGGTGGGCCCGTTCCGGCGGCGCCCCGGGGGAGCTGGGGCAGACGTTTCCCAACCAGGGCCAGGAGCACATCGCCGCGGGGGCCGAGCACCCGGCCTACAACTCCTTCCCGGCGACGAGCGGCTGGCATGTCGAGCAGCCGCAGCCCTGGGGCACCTTCGTGTACGAGGTTGCGCCCGAGGCCCTCGTGCACAACCTGGAGCACGGCGGTATCGTGATCCAGTACCATCCGTCGCTGCTGAAGGGGGACATTGGGGTACTGGAGGCGATTCAGAAGCGCTATCCGAACAAGACGGTCGTCGCCCCGAACGCACGGTTGAAGGTCCCGCTGGCCCTGACCGCCTGGCGGCGGCTGTACACCCTCGACACGCTGGACGAGGCCAGGATCGTGGACTTCATCGAACGGTACAAGAACCGTGCGCCAGAGCGTCTCCCCGACTGA